Within the Mucilaginibacter sp. CSA2-8R genome, the region CGCAGGTTATAACCCGAGGCCATTACCTCACCATAGGCACCGGCGGTTCTTACAGCAATTAAGTCGCCGCGTTTAGATTGCGGCAAAGCCACACCCGTACGGAAACAGTCGGTACTTTCGCAAATCGGTCCTACAACATCATAATTTACCGTAGCAGTATCTTCATTTTGTTGCCGGCTGATGTTTTCAATGTGATGATAAGCCTGGTACAGCATGGGCCGAATTAATTCGGTCATACCTGCATCCAGCACCAAAAAGTTCTTTTTCCGGCCATTTTTAACGTAAAGAACCCTCGATATTAAAGAGGCGCTTTGCGCTACCAAAGCACGGCCTAACTCAAAATGAACTTCCTGACCGGCTTTTACTTTTAAATATTGTTTAAATACGTTAAAGTAGCCCTCAAAATCGCAGATGTTGTTAGTGTCGGGCTGGTAATAATCTACCCCCAAACCACCACCTACGTTAAGTACCCGTACAGGCATTTGCTGTTGCTCAAACCATTCGCTCAGTTCGTTTACCCGCAAGCAAAGGTTTTTAAAAACTTCCAGGTTGGTAATTTGCGAACCAACATGAAAGTGCAGACCAGCAAATTTAAGGTTAGCGCTTGTTTTGAGGGTAGCTACCACCTCATCTAATTGCCAGGTATTGATACCAAACTTATTTTCTTCTAAACCGGTAGTAATGTAATGATGGGTGTGCGCGTCAACATTAGGGTTAATGCGGATTGCCACCTGTGCTGTTTTATCTTTGGCTGCAGCCAGCTCGTTAATCACTTCCAGCTCCTGAACCGATTCTACATTAAAACAAAATATATCGGCATCCAGTGCAGCGTTAATTTCGCGGTCTGATTTACCTACACCTGCAAATACCACCTTGCCTTTATCAAAGCCATGCGCAATAGCCGCCTTTACTTCGTTACCGCTCACACAATCGGCTCCCATACCGGCTGCTTGTATGGCTTGCAAAACCTTGGAGTTAAAGTTTGCCTTTAACGCGTAATGCACATGAAACTGATGCTGGCGTGCAGCTTGCAAACAAGCCTCAAGCGTTTGCTGCAACAATTGCAGATTGTAATAGTAAAACGGTGTTTCGAGTTGATTAAACCGGGCTATGCTGGCTGTAGAAAACATGCTGTATATTATGTAAAAAGGTAAACCACCAGGCCTACCAGCTATTGTAAAATTAAGTATGGTAAAAGTAGCAAAAATTTAATACTGCAAGATATTTTGCCATACATAGCACCGCAGATATATTTGCCTTACAACACCGGCCTGCCATCATGAAAAATTACTTCGTTAAACTATTTAAATACGACCGCTTTGCCAATTTGCAAATGCTGGATTGCCTGACCGCCGCCAACCAGCCGCTTAAAGCTGTACAGCTGATGGCCCACCTGCTGGCGGCACAGCAAATTTGGCTAAAGCGATGTAAAAAGCTACCGGCCCCGGGCGGGCCTGTTT harbors:
- the lysA gene encoding diaminopimelate decarboxylase, with the protein product MFSTASIARFNQLETPFYYYNLQLLQQTLEACLQAARQHQFHVHYALKANFNSKVLQAIQAAGMGADCVSGNEVKAAIAHGFDKGKVVFAGVGKSDREINAALDADIFCFNVESVQELEVINELAAAKDKTAQVAIRINPNVDAHTHHYITTGLEENKFGINTWQLDEVVATLKTSANLKFAGLHFHVGSQITNLEVFKNLCLRVNELSEWFEQQQMPVRVLNVGGGLGVDYYQPDTNNICDFEGYFNVFKQYLKVKAGQEVHFELGRALVAQSASLISRVLYVKNGRKKNFLVLDAGMTELIRPMLYQAYHHIENISRQQNEDTATVNYDVVGPICESTDCFRTGVALPQSKRGDLIAVRTAGAYGEVMASGYNLRDHVQSVYSVEQEQEVM